In Oreochromis aureus strain Israel breed Guangdong linkage group 22, ZZ_aureus, whole genome shotgun sequence, the genomic window ACATTTATACAGAAAAACTGTTACACAGCATCAAACATTTAGGattcaaaataaagacacaATCAGGTTATCACTGTGTAACACTGATGTTTTCTATTAGTTATTCAAACTTTATTACCTTCTATCTTctccttcagcttcttcacttcTTCCTGTAGCTGACTGTGGTTTTTACTCAGTTTATCATAACTGCTCTGTAACTCAGTCAGGTTGGTTTTTGTGTCTTTGgagaaaaacagattaaaattCAGTTAAAATATTCTGAACATTAGGTGTGATGTTAGAATCAAGGATTCTCTCACCTTGAAGTTCATCCTGGAGTTGACTCTTGTTCAAAGCATCtgaaatattttagtgaaaccaaaataaaataaaatgagtgaaACATTGAACAGAAATAATCTTCTTCCTCTGCATTGTCAAATATATCAATAAGAGTCAGAAACTTGTGCAGCCATTGTTCTTTAACATGTCCTGTGGGTGGAGCTGTTAGAACTACAGGAAATCTGATGAGCTAAATACGTATCAACTGTGAACAAAAACCACTGACAAGATTCAAAATAATTGTGCTTCAGTGTGGAGGAAGAAGGTGAAGAATCAAACAGCATTTTTCACCTGTAGTCAGAGATGTTCTCTATATGCTGTGAAAGAATAGATTCTGACTCATGTGACATGTGCCTGTTCTCACTGAAAATATGTCTTTTTACATTCAGTCAAAGCTGCTCTGAGGCTTCAACACTTCCTCTTTCTGGTTATTTATAATTAATAAATGTTTCTTCCTGCAGCTTCCAGGTAGCTGTTGGTTAAGGTGACTAGTTGCCCACTGCTGTTAAAGTGTTTCCTGCTTTCAGACGTCCTTTTGCAGGCGTCTCTGTTTTCTTAGAGTGCTCTGGTTCGTGTACAGGTGTGATgtttctgctgattcagcattaAGTCTGTCACACCTCCACAAGGGCCTAAAGGTCAGCTGAAGGTCATCAACTGATTTAAAACATAGAATAAGTATATTTTAAATCCAACCATCAGCAGCTGCTGgaagttttctctgtattgttctcttgttgtgatttggcgctttaaatcaaatataaataaaattgaactgaattaaattttCCCATCAAATGGATGGAACTAACATTAACTTGTTACCTAGTTGTTTAATACACCAAGTGAACTAACTAGTCAACATAATGACAGACGGCCACTGTCTAACGTAGTGTGACTGCGCCTGTATCAGTCTGCAGCCAAAGTCACGGCTCTCTGCTTCGGACCACTTGGTGGGACTCTCTCTGTGAGTTTGACTCTGCTGTGCTGCAACTCCAAATGTTTCTTTAAGTTTGACGTAGTGTTTTTGAAGGTAGATAACGCTTTTTTCGCCAACACAGAGTGTACAACGAACCTTAATATTGAAATCTTTAGTTGACAGAAGTTgtagttgtataaagcgctttgagtgctcagaagagtagaaaagcgctatataagaaccagaccatttaccatttaccatttaccgaAACTCAAAATAGTGACTATATTTCCAGCTAAAGAACAAACATCTCTCCCCCTCCATTGTTGTTTACACTATTTTACTGGCTGCTTGTGAGGGGCAAACGTGACCTGTTGCTTATGTGATGTTTCACGACACATGCGTTTGTCATCCGCCGAGATGAAAAGAAGAAACCAAATCgttttgcttaaaaaaattaaaaaattagatTAGTCGTTACTGAAAAAGTGGTCATATTCAGAGTAACGCGTTCACTGATCCTTACAGACCAAAACTCATTTAGTCCTGAatggaaacatgtttttaatgctggAAAGGTgctcattttaacatgggagtctgtggggactgactcGCTTTCAGCATCAGCCTCCAGTGGTCAttaaaggaactgcagtttttggtgcTACTGTGTTGGCTTCATGTACTTCCTGTATTTGCTGTGGCAGAAGGACACGTTCTGGTTGTGAAGCTGCATGTTTGTTGGCTGCTGGGATTCAGTATCAGCCATACATTCATTTGCAGGAGAAGTTCAGAGGTTGTATCTTATCTTACAGCATATGGACAGGATGATGATCCCAGCTAACATCAGGAGGCACAGCACTCTTAGAGCCAGTGTAGCACATCTGAAAGAGCCCTTCTGGACTGAAGGAGGACTCTGAGTCTGTGGTCCTGTTAGAAAGCAGTGTGGATGTTGGTTTGTGCTAATTTCCTGTCACTCTGTGTTTAacacatagtggtcactacaggcTGTtgtcttgtatttgtgtcagtgttgatggtctACTTACACATAAATtactacattggacactgatgtgtcactccataccaAATACTTAATATCAAATGTATGTTGTCCACCTAAGTGGACATGtaaaaaactctttgaaaagtaattcatgcatgaaaggctTAATAGacctgtggttgtggttgtatCAGCTTAGCTTCATAAAAGGGTCGGTagccaaaaaaaaggaaatcttaCATCTGCACTGTGACTAAAGTGCGTAAGTAAATTTCTCGTTCTCTACTCTACAGTACACTtatttttatgatttatttacCTCCTTCCTCTGATTTAAAATGAACATAACTATCTCTGATCTCATCTGTACTCTCGTAGATATCCACCTCCCTCTGCTCCCactctgctctgtcctcctTTCTGCTGTATCTCACCTTCTTTGATAGATCTGGTTCAGCATAAATATCTGAGGACATCGTGAGAGGACTGAGACGCAGGAGTTTAAACTGTACTCTAACAGTCCTGCAGTACTGACCCTGGTAGATATCGAGCTGTTCTGTACTGATGCTGCTCTCAGTGTTTCTTGTCCAGCCTTCTGTCTGCTTTCAGACAGGAAGAAGCTTTGAGGAAGTGGCTGCATGCAAAGAACCACAAACCCAAACTTTCATTTAATTAATGTGCATAAAAACCTCCAGTGTGGTGGAACCCACAAATAGAACATTTCattgtatttatatttgcaAAGCCACTCAGAAACctgtgaaaacattttgcaTGAAACAAgaataatttcatttttctttgtttaactAAAGGTGAGCTCATGGTGAAACAAACCACAACCACATTCATACCTCTTGCTCACAGTGTGCACAAAGCAGGAAATGTCTCTTTGTCAGTAACACCTTTTTCTGTTGCCTGATAGTGAAACATGTCAAACTGTTTAAGATTTCATGTGACTAAAGTTACTaaattgtttttcagtttttctcagtcCATAATTAAACATCAAAAAGTTTTCCCTACGGTACGTCACAGTGTTGTGAACAAAATATTGAGAATGACACCCAAACTACATATCAGCTTCATGTCTTATTGAACAGGACATTAAGTCAGTTTTGTAAGATAAGGTCGTTCTATGAGCAAGGTTATTAAGGGTCTGCTCAGTGGCTAATGACTTGTAACTGATTGTTAGGTTAGCCTGTTCTTTCCTCAGCTGCTTACTCAGATGCATTCCACATCCTgtttcaaacacatttcatccaTCAGGTGAAGTCACAGTGGCTATAGCCATCTTTTACTCCAGTAGTTTAGCCTACTTTCATATTTTGCACTATTGATTGATGCagttcagttgttttgttttattttctttttgtatatGGCTAGAGTACAGACAACAAGaagtctgaaagaaaaagaagaagaagaagtgaaaacCTGAACAGAATCTTAATAAAAtgctcctcttcatcctcactTCATGCCTCGTCTCCTGAGCTGAAGTCAGGAGTTAAACACATGAAAACGTGCATAAACATAATTATTTTTTCTTGATATTGTCACAATTACTTATCgtcagcagattagacatgtAACCCTCTCATTGCAAAGGAACAAGAGATGGACagcaaacacaacagcagcatggtGTAAGCTATTATTATACCAGCAGATGTTAGGCTGAAGTGTTCTAAAAATCACTTTCACTTTGATAAatagtttgattacattctcacataATATTAGGCTTTATTCACTCAGCGTCAAAGCCCAACAAAGTTACAGccacttcaaagaaagtttGACTAACAACAGTGAACAGCAGCTAACAAAGGCTGACcatggctaacagcagctaacagaggctaatcATGTCTAAGAACAGCAAACAGAGGGTAACTACGGCTAACAGGGGCTAACCATGGCTAAGAACAGTAAACAGAGGCTAACCActgctaacagcagctaacagaggctaaccaTGGCTAAGAACAGCAAACAGAGGCTAACcaaggctaacagcagctaacagaggctaaccaCGGCTAAGAACAGCAAACAGAGGCTAACCACGGATCACAGCAGCTAACAAAGGCTAACCATGGCTAACAGCGGCAAAAACACAGCACTATACACCAAAGTAAAGTAAATATACACTAGTATATGTTCATATTTACTCCCCTTACCTCAGTCTCaaagtgtatatatatttattcttcttattcttcttattcttcttcttcctatatttattgttttctcTTGCACGGTAtggaactggagcctcgtcgtctcgtctctctatatactgaaCTGCGTATAGCAGagataaagtttactttgactttgactacCAACATTTCAACCTATCTTCAAACCTCAGTATGGCTGAGCTTCACTGactcctttcacaaagttttatGATACTTTCCAGAGTAAATAAAGATTGATGTTTATCACTCATTGACAGCTGAGGAAAACAGTGGAGTGTCAGCCTTCCAAAGATAGGAAAAACTGTGGGGCAAATCCCGTCCAACCAGTGGTAGAAGCATGCAGGCTACCTGCCACTGTCATGGGGTCCAATctaaatgttatgttttttgtctcacTATAACATGTTTGTCATATAGCAGCCACTTCAGCTATAACTATGCACTTGAACTGGGTGGGTAAAAATAAAGATCCCAATGAAAATgagctaaaagcagaaatggtAAAATATCTTGTTACCTTCAGTTTCCTGTCATGTTGCTTAATATAATCAAAGAACTATGAGGAGTCTGAAGCAACCATTGAACATTTACTCAACGACAGAGAGCCATGTTGTCAAAAGCCTGTACTAAAAAcatgtcatggttctgggtcattgtgacccagtgtttttgagtTCTTGTGTTTTGGTGTCATTTTTGTATAATGGTTTATGTTTTAGGTTCATTAGCGGTCTTTATGTTAGTCTGTCTTGagtttcttattttcattttggtTTCTGGTCTTTTAGCTTTGTGTCTCTGTCCTTTGTGTCcttctctgtgtatctgtgtttatgttagtttgtgtgtccttgtgtcttctttcctttttcacttCCCATGTTCTCATCCTTATGTTTAATTCCATGTCTCCCCTGCCTGTCAGGTTTATTCCAATGTTTCCCCAGCCCGTCACGTCtttcctctcactctctctttttctgtgcCTCGACCCCCTTAACTGTTTCCACATCCCCCTCGTTATCTCATCTCATTATCTCCTTGTTCCATCTCGTTTCCCTGAGCGTTCTTTCCTCTCAGTTCCCGTGTCATGTTGTGTGAGTTAGTCTGCGTCTtagtgcttcctgttttaatcTGATAGTCTCCTGTCTGGTGTGCGtcatgttcagttttgttttccccGTCGCTTTACTTAGATTacattcagctgtgttccctcctGTGGCTTGTTCCCTTGTTTgcccttgtgtgtatttatggcTTGATCTCCCTCTGCCCTCCGTTGCGATCTCATACCCggctgtgtgttctgttcatAGTCTAGTTTCTAGGTTTTCCAGTTTTCTTTCTGTATTAACTTTTTCCACCCGACacagctgtgttttgtgtcaaagtcatgtctgtgagtctgtgtttAGGTCCAATCCTGCCTGCTTCATGCAGCTAATTCTCAACAAAACTAAGATTTCTTTATCTGCCTTCATATAAGGAGgcattcagggtcacctgatccagcctaactatatgctttatcaaaaaggaaagttttagcctgcagtctgagagcaaagtgctctaacaGGGTGATACGACAccataaggtcattaagataagatggggcctgattattcaagactttgtatgtgaggagcagaattttgaattctggatttaacaggaagccaatatAGCAGAAACATGCTTTctctgaaggcttttcagcgagtttttaggacatcctgataataaagaattacagtagtccagcctggaagtaataaatgcatgaactagtttttcagcgtcactctgagacaggatatttctaattttagagatgttgcgcaaatggaagaaagcagtcttacatatttgtttaatatgtgcgttgaaggatatatcctggtcaaaaatgactccaaggttcctcacagcattactggaggccaaggtaatgccatccagagtaagaatctgcttagataccatatttctaagattttcagggccgagtacaataacctcagtttgatctgaattaagaagcagaaagttagcgtccatccaggtctttatgtctttaagacattcctgcagtttaactaattggtgtgtgttacctggcttcatggatagatagagttgggcatcatctgcatagcagtgaaaatgtatgctatgtcttctaatgatgctgcctaagtgTAGAGAATTCTAACAATTAGTATAACTCTGAGGTGTTGGTTCATTGAAACTAACATAACCATCCTGCTGTAACCAGGTTTATTAAGCCAGAGTAAAACAGTTTTGTTGATCAGTTATTAAATCATGTGCTCACAGAGATTTGGAAGAGAGACacctaatgtttaataatccacattcttcatttgttttctgctgGTTTGGGTGCAGACACAGTCACTAAGTACACAGGGTTTTGGGGAGATAACACTACATGGTAATAAAATTTCTCACAGCGTGTCGTGATTGCAGCCAGAATCAGCAGATACAGAACTCCCAGGTTCACTTCAAAGCCTCTGAAACTGCTTCTTTTCCCAGCTGGAAGCTTCTTCTGAGTGCCATCgcctaaagggaaaaaaacaacaacttttttatataataatattaCTGATTTCTTTTTGAGATTTTTAATTCTGGTGCATGCCTCAATTAAATGGATCTGCCTTGTAGTAATAATGACATTTCCAACAAGTTAATCTTGTATATTTGAGAATTACAGGAAATCAGGTAAAATGTTCTTCTGGAGGAAATCAAGGTAGATGTAATATGGTGCAAAATCACATCTTTAGTTTATTCCCACATGTATTGATTCTTCAACAATGTctgacaaataaacaaaaggacaatatcaataatgataattatgaataatcttattattattatcttcaTAATTTGCTCACAGGACGACTTATTTTGAGATGTTAGGTCCCAGCCAAGCAGGCATAGAGACCACTTAATGATCTCCTGGCAACCACTCTTTGCTAGCAAAACTGTGCGTTCCTCAGCCAGTTTCTGGGTGGTTGCTGGCAGTCACAAAAAGGAGTTGGTCGCAAAGACATTATGCTGCACCATTAATTTCCTAGTACTGCAACAGTTGTATGAAGACCCTGGCAGAAATAGAAACTAACGTGTCAACTATTCacaaagctgaataaaaggtGCAAAGTGaacatttaattcaattcaatttgaatTCAGTTATAATTATATAAGGATGTCCAGATAATAATATAGatacaataatacaataatactgataataataattacagtaGTCTGGCCTTAAATAATTCTGCCATCCTTGTGAGATAGGAAGATTTTTAATCTTATAGATACTgtacaaaaggaaaaatcagTTTAACTCATTGCTGTGTGtcacctggcttcatggacagataaaGGTGGGTATCATCTGCACAGCAGTGGTAATGTCtgctatgccttctgatgatactgcctaacaGAAGCATGTATAACGTAAACAAAACTGGTcctagcacagaaccctgtggaactccataattcaCTTTTGTTTATGAAGAAGATTCTTCTTTAacattcaccttcaaagtacAAGTTGAACCTTTTGAAACAAACTGGCTTTAGCAACTTTAACCCTGAAGGTAAATGTTCTCTATTTCCAGTTTGCATCACTTGATGCAACACACTTGATCATTTCCACACAAATGCTGCAAGACCATGGGAATCTGCCAGCAATTGGCTTGTGCACATTTTTCCATAGTGTACGAAGGCCACCACTGGGTTACTAACTTGTCTCTAGGCCTGGGTCACTAAAGCCTCGAAAAAACCTAATAGTATAATTGGCTCTGAAAACAGTACTTCAACTTGTTTTCTGAGGTTATTTGTGCTCCACACAGTTTCTAGCaagagtttgttttttaaacttctgtTGCAGCACCGAAGAGCTCCTGCTGGATGAGCCATTAGAGTCATGCAGCACTTCCCTCTTTTattgtaaacttttaaaatgttcgCTGCTTCCTACTTACCAGCTTCTTGTAACCCAACATCAGGATGCTGTTCTCCATCATCTGTCATCTGCACCTCGCTGTACTCTCTCTCTCGTCCATCACTGTGGGTCTTTCTGCTGTATTTCACTCTAAAATCTGCTGCAGCTTGAATTTCTGCAGACATCTTGGTGGGTGAAAGTATTTGATGAGGCTTCGATGTCTGTCTGGTTTGTTTCCGAGTCGGGCAGCTTTTAATAGACatcaaacaggaagtagcaGCAGACCAAAGCACAAACAGAGGGGCCAACTTCATTTCTGCTTTGCATTGTGGTTAGCAAACTTTTTACTGAgagttgatttaaaaaaaaaaaaaaagaagaacctAAAAAGTTATTTATAAATTTTACTGTCTGTTATAACACAGAAATAGTAACTCAGCAGCAATAATCTGCATATAATGCCTTTTTCATGAGTCCTCCTGGTTTCATGACTCTGTACACGTCATAAGTACATAGAAGCACATAAGTGTCACAGGAAATATGAGGTTGGGCACTGTGTCACTGCTGTGTTTCCCTCAGCACAGACTGGCCACCACAGCCTCTTCAGGTCACACACTTTATTTTCCAGCACACACATGAAATGTTTCTGACTGAGCTGCTCTGCTGTTGAGCCCGACTGAGGGAAATGTGTTTTATAGGGTTTAGTTCCAGCTTCTCCCAAACAGCCACAGTGAACTTGTCCACTTACTGCATCTGTCTTCAGGTCTGAGTACACTACCAAAACAGAGATGCAGTCACTCTGTTTTTCAACTGAAGCTTGTCATGTTCACAATTTCAGAAGGAATTTCAGGAGAAAATATCTGTCTATTAAAAAGATTTCATTTGCTTTTGCATGTGAAATTCCCATTTTACAGCACTGGACTGTGATGTGATACCACAGTCAGCCTCACACCAAAGATGACCCTCAGAGCGGGCCGTACAGTTTTATACTACAAGAAGAACATGTATTATTATGTATAGTGTGAGATCATTAGTAAAACATATGTTATTTTATGCCCGTaggtagttgaattatgataacAGCTGTAGGACATATATTATCCTTTAGTTTAAATGGTGTGCTGGGTATGTAGTTTAGTCCTCATTATACTTTTGGGTTAAAAAGAATATAATCATTTTGTAGTTCATTAGACAAATGTGCATCACTCTGTATCCTTGATCTGCTGTGAATGTCTTACACTGTTTTCTTGACATGCTTTACTGCTGAATCATAAAAAGTAAGGTTGTATGCAGGAGACTCTGTGTCTAGGACAGGGGAGATAGACCACATTCCATCCCCCCACCTTGTTTGGAGCAGAagaacagggagccaaggtcaggAGCCAGTCTCGCTAAGAATTAGAAAAACATGTGAAGATGTAgcttttatgactaggtgggggtCGCCAGAAGCTATAAGAGGCTGTGAAATCTGCCACCATTTTGAGacatgctgtgaccctctgcaagCATCTCTCCCGTCCGGACGTTCTTATGCTCtgaagtgttgaattgtatggaaataaatgattgttgattgagcatttatacaccgagtattgtccttccttcagcccaaagattaaaagaattgggagaatttAACAACTTGGTGCCGTGACCCGGATCTTTGGCGTGCTGAGGAGGGGCAGATTTGCCCTGTGGTGAGATCGTGGGGCGAGGCGAACAGAAAGGACCGGTCCAAGCagaaaggtaagcacagcctgttgtattataaataccaaatgtgcatattgggctttccaaattaatctgttcgctgagttacacgtattttcacattaaatttgtcggtgtctggtttttggcgcaagatactaacaacataagttgaggccgaattccagtgtgttagataaactgcttctaccaagaaactaataatatactacgttgagctagttgcagcccactttaccttccacatttaactttgtctaagactggcttctgtagCTCTTTTGGAGATGTGGCCATATGTCCagtacattgaatagaggttttgaagttggtttatggtgtcggttaaGCCCTCGTTGATGCGGTCATAAAATTAGTATAAAATTAAGGTTAAGCAGATGCTGGCTTACGGTGTCGGTTAAGCACCAGTAACGCGTGATGCGTAACGCGTCcgtaggttttggtttatgatgCGGCCGTGTTCTGGTGATGCGGTCGTAAGTGCAGCATGAGTGGTAGCTggtttcagcacattgaaaagaggttagacggtggtttatggtgtcggttaaGCCTCGAGGGCTGCGGTcataaaattataagtaaaatatttacttcacccCGATTAAAGGGAAAGCAGAcgctggtttatggtgtcggttttgagcctcGGGGACGTGTGCATCACTTCTGTTTATGATGCGATTTTGCCCCGTGGTGGCGGCCATAAGCGCAGTGAAAGGGGTACATGGTCTATGGTGCGGTTGTGCTTCGGAAGAGTTCTAACAGTTGagttcagaggtttctgtgtaaatttccgctgatgaaaagcgctctctgtgggtctcactgctggtgaggcgcgctctgggcgttgtgtgtgtgaagcgcgctctgggtgctgttctgtgtgtgaAGCGCGCTCTGGGTGTTCTGTGTGTGAGGCGCGTTCTGGGTGCAGTTTTGTGTGTGGGGCGCGCTCTGTGTGTGAAGagtgaacacagtgacagtggcgGTTGATGTGTGAATAGGAGGTCATTAGTGCGAAGAAAATGCTTTAAGATCAAAGGTTGACGCCTagtgtacctgtggaaattaaGTTTGTTCATGGTGTGGCGACCCCCCTGTCTGTGGACGCACAGGCCGGTCCAGCGGCGTCTGGGTGCCGAGGTGGCGACTTGGGAACTTAGGACTCCCGCATAGCTACAGAATAACACTGGAACGGCCGTGTAATCAcgggttcacatttattctggaatagAACAAGAGAATGCTTTCACATCTAAGGTTGAGTTCTATCATAGATGAAATATAAAAAGGTTGAATTCCTCGTTTCAGTGGTTGaaattgttgtgtgcctgtcccctgacgagtgtgaaattaaataaagagggaatttggagccacatagagatagacgggcataattaggtgtattactctgtggtgtaataaaaaataataaaaaaaggagagagagagtgtgaggaGTGTGTAGCGGGGTGAATATGTCGGGTCTTAAATCTGACATAGAAAAAGGAGAAATGCAGGGTGAGTGGAAAACTtttgagaagcagagagaggagttGTTGCGGGCGCTGAAGGTCATGCGACCTGGGAGCGCGCCAGAGAAAAAATCAGAGGTTGCAGCTGTGGCAACAAAGATCAAGGAGTTGTGTGAGAATGAAGGAGCGAGAGGAGATTTACGAGGTTCATTGGCAAAAGTGCTTCTGGGGGTAGCACAGAAGCGGCAGGAGCAAGAGCAGGAGATTAGTAAACAGATAGAGGAGGCCTCAGTTTGGGGGAGGCGGAGGCTAAGAAGCCAGTTGCAAGAAGTGCAGGAGGAGAGAGCCCGCGTAACAAGGTGGGCAGTGACATGTCAGGGGGTGGAGCATTGGATGAGGGAGCGAAAGGAGGAGCCTGATAAGCTGATGCTGCCGGCTACCCCGGTGAAGTCATCGCTCACTAGCTCCCCTCCTCCCTATCAGGCCCCCGCCCCCCTCTATCCTGTGCTGAGAGTAGAGCAGGGCTGTCTCTCTGGTGGGGATGGCCAAGTGTTAGAGGTTACAGGAGGCTATGTAGATTGTGAAATATCTAAAGAGTCCAAACGGCCAACTCCAACACCGAAGAGTGGAATATTAAAGCAAAATTCTACTTTTGTCGGTGAGGAGGGAGCCTGTGGCGGAGCACAAGCCCCGCCCATGAAACAGTCACCTCAGCAGGAAGAGAGTGAAGAAGATAGGGCTGTGCGGCTGGTTGAAACAGTTATATCGACTTTAGAGCAACGATATCAGATTTCTGATGATGAGTTAGGGAGTGGAATAGTTGTTGCACCACAGGTGGGAAAAGGTGAGGTGTGCGGCCCTTATGAGGACGCATACGAGGGATGGTTATCTGGCACACTTGATGACAATATTCAAGTGGGCGGCTGTGGGAAGCAGAGACTTGAAGCAGGGCCAGAGCTAGGAGGGGCCTTTCACAATAGGGTAGCTAGAGAAAAAGCAGGGAGAGGCAGAGTAGTCAGGCCCAAACCCGGAAACATACCACACCCCATGGTGCGTCGAAGTCAGGATGAGAGGGACAATCTTTCTTTGCCTGGAGAGTTCCCCCTGGTGGTGACCGCTGGGGGTCACATGAAATACAAGCCATACGGAGTGGGAGATGTTAATGCATTGACTGAATTATTACCTCCTATTACAGATGGAGGTGCGGGGTGGTTGAGAGAGTTTGACAGAGCAACAACAGGTGTTCAATTGGCTCTGGGAGATTTCAGAGCTGTGGTTGCCAGATGTGTCAAAGGCACAGCTCTGGATGATATAGAGAAGATAGCAGGCACAGGATTGATGGTTGATAGCACCCCATTTTGTCGTGTTGTGAATGTAATATCACATGCATTACGTGAAAAATATCCCACTCCAAATGCTGCAAAGATTTTGAAGCTGTTGTGGAAGCCTGATCAAACTCCAAGGGAGTACATTGAACAGGCTAAAGCTACGTGGGCCCTTAGAACAGGCCAGCATCCCGGTAGAGAAGGGATGCAACAATTGTGGTTCAGAGAAGCTGTGTTAAAAGGTGTGCCCGAACAGGCCATGTTAGATAACCCCGACATGGAGGGGGCGGAGTCTCACGTGTGGGAGAAGCATCTGGTGCATCGCCTGCAGAAAGCTCATGATGAGGCTATGGCTAAGGATGAGGACACAGATAACATGAAAGAGCAATTGTTGAAATTACAGCTGGGTGAAGCGAGGGTGAGGGCAaatgataaaaagaaagaagataaAATAGTAAAAGCAATGGTAACCCAAGGTTACCAGCAAATGGGGACAGAAGTAGATCCTAATGTATTGCCA contains:
- the LOC120435779 gene encoding CD209 antigen-like protein C is translated as MSAEIQAAADFRVKYSRKTHSDGREREYSEVQMTDDGEQHPDVGLQEAGDGTQKKLPAGKRSSFRGFEVNLGVLYLLILAAITTRYALNKSQLQDELQDTKTNLTELQSSYDKLSKNHSQLQEEVKKLKEKIEGKCPDRWTRIGSSCYFKSTESKTWSDSRGDCQDKGADLVIINSKEEQEFIRNMGGESWIGLQAKWSSGRYEWEWVDGSALTETFLAEGYGKPSYGYNGVCCDSDGKWTQSHYSNSKTFICEKCVWCFDVNV